One Rhinoraja longicauda isolate Sanriku21f chromosome 21, sRhiLon1.1, whole genome shotgun sequence genomic region harbors:
- the LOC144604022 gene encoding PDZ domain-containing protein 9-like, whose translation MANLKPGDILVKIGKTNVLGYKLRELRQLVAKIPAGSQLQVIVYRNYKELPEHWKSKAGTQSTGSVFYSSEEGESDLSSGSDLNEDGGDDDDDETSGVRFKNFRPLSIFWHDLSISIPPVSRTWHTPKKNSNVLIVGFHAGCDIVLHQVCEDDYMVVEAEDGQEEAAPPCAIWSSQSDSVHSTSSSSSSTDSQWIRQLHAPDPDLEQSTSPHERTASESAQAVPDPSQPLSPVAESSAGQSSSSTTYASTSSHENSASPSVESLPQNPQNVSSNAPPRSLTTTKHFMADLSSLDTTPEDITNKGDLQAAHLQHRTKRTETLQPHNPPTDVIQHQHTPFLSP comes from the exons ATGGCAAACCTGAAGCCAG GGGACATCCTGGTTAAAATCGGTAAAACCAACGTATTGGGCTACAAGCTGCGTGAGCTGCGGCAGCTGGTGGCGAAAATTCCCGCAGGAAGTCAGCTGCAAGTTATTGTGTACAGGAATTACAAGGAACTCCCGGAGCACTGGAAATCCAAGGCAGGAACGCAATCAACTGGAAG TGTTTTCTACAGCAGCGAGGAAGGGGAGTCTGATTTATCGAGCGGCAGTGACCTCAATGAGGatggtggtgatgatgatgatgatgaaacctCTGGGGTGAGGTTCAAGAACTTTAGGCCCCTTTCCATATTTTGGCATGATCTTAGCATCTCCATCCCACCCGTTTCCAGAACCtggcacactccaaagaaaaatagTAACGTCCTGATTGTGGGCTTCCACGCCGGCTGTGACATCGTGCTCCACCAGGTGTGCGAAGATGACTACATGGTAGTTGAGGCGGAAGATGGGCAAGAGGAGGCCGCGCCACCCTGTGCCATCTGGTCCTCGCAATCGGACAGCGTGCACTCTACCTCGTCCTCCTCATCGTCCACAGactctcagtggatcaggcagctgcATGCCCCTGACCCTGACCTGGAACAAAGCACCAGTCCACACGAGAGAACTGCAAGCGAGTCTGCCCAGGCAGTCCCTGACCCGTCTCAGCCGCTATCTCCCGTAGCGGAAAGCTCAGCGGGCCAGAGCAGCAGCTCCACAACCTACGCCTCCACCTCCAGCCACGAGAACTCCGCATCGCCCAGCGTAGAGTCCTTGCCACAAAATCCCCAGAACGTTTCCTCCAACGCTCCCCCACGGTCACTCACCACCACCAAGCATTTTATGGCAGACCTTTCAAGCCTGGATACCACTCCTGAGGACATCACAAACAAAGGTGACCTGCAGGCTGCACATCTCCAGCATAGGACGAAGAGGACAGAAACACTCCAACCTCATAATCCTCCCACCGATGTCATCCAACACCAGCACACCCCATTCCTTTCTCCATGA